One window of Aerococcus tenax genomic DNA carries:
- the secY gene encoding preprotein translocase subunit SecY, whose product MFSTLKQAFKDKNIRGRIFFTLWMLIVFRIGSHITVPFVNAGAVSTLANSGLFGLLNTFGGGALASYSIFSLGVSPYITASIVIQLLQMEIVPSFTEWSKQGEVGRRKLNKWTRYFAVAIAFFQSLALSLGFNSLAQFGLIQNPSTTTYLFIALIMTAGSMFVTWIGEQITQYGVGNGTSLIIFAGIVSRVPTEIVAFVSSKLLKAEGNALVQNGLLALAFTLIMILIITFVVFINQAERRIPVRYSKRANSANQRAHLPLKINSAGVIPVIFASSLIMVPQTILNFFRASHGEAEWFKLVSRIFSLQDPLGIALYAVTIILFTFFYAHIQINPERVAENFQKSGAYIPSVRPGLATEQFISTVLNRLSFFGALFLMAIATAPLVISYVLDMSQRVALSGTSLLIVVGVALDTYKQIEGRLIKHRYIGFIRE is encoded by the coding sequence ATGTTTAGCACCTTGAAACAAGCCTTCAAGGACAAAAATATTAGAGGTCGAATCTTCTTTACTCTATGGATGTTGATTGTCTTTAGAATCGGCTCACATATTACCGTTCCCTTTGTTAATGCTGGAGCGGTATCAACTTTAGCAAATTCGGGCCTATTCGGCTTGTTAAATACCTTTGGTGGTGGAGCCTTAGCGAGTTACTCCATCTTCTCCTTAGGTGTTTCACCCTACATTACTGCTTCGATTGTTATCCAGCTCTTGCAGATGGAAATTGTCCCATCATTCACTGAGTGGTCCAAGCAAGGGGAGGTAGGGCGTCGGAAGTTAAATAAATGGACGCGTTACTTTGCAGTAGCGATCGCTTTCTTTCAATCATTAGCATTGTCATTAGGGTTTAACTCATTAGCCCAATTCGGTTTAATTCAAAACCCAAGCACGACAACTTACTTATTCATTGCCTTGATAATGACCGCTGGATCCATGTTTGTTACTTGGATCGGGGAGCAAATCACCCAATATGGGGTAGGTAACGGAACATCATTGATTATTTTTGCAGGGATCGTATCCCGTGTCCCTACAGAAATTGTCGCTTTTGTAAGTTCCAAACTTCTCAAGGCAGAAGGCAACGCCTTGGTTCAAAATGGCTTATTGGCACTAGCCTTTACCCTGATAATGATCCTAATTATTACCTTTGTGGTCTTTATCAACCAGGCAGAACGCCGGATTCCGGTGCGTTATTCTAAACGGGCCAATAGCGCTAACCAACGTGCCCACCTACCATTAAAAATCAATTCAGCTGGTGTTATCCCAGTGATCTTTGCTAGTTCCTTAATCATGGTTCCGCAAACGATCTTGAATTTCTTTAGAGCTTCTCATGGAGAGGCTGAATGGTTTAAACTCGTCTCACGGATCTTTTCATTACAAGATCCTTTAGGGATTGCCCTATATGCGGTGACGATTATTCTGTTCACCTTCTTCTATGCCCATATTCAAATTAATCCGGAACGTGTGGCTGAGAACTTCCAAAAATCAGGCGCCTATATTCCTAGTGTTCGTCCTGGTTTAGCGACTGAACAGTTTATTTCAACAGTTCTCAATCGTTTAAGTTTCTTTGGTGCTCTGTTCTTAATGGCCATTGCTACCGCGCCTTTAGTGATTTCTTATGTCTTAGATATGTCACAAAGAGTTGCCTTAAGTGGGACTAGCTTGTTGATCGTTGTCGGAGTCGCATTAGATACCTATAAACAAATTGAAGGACGTTTAATCAAACATCGTTATATTGGATTCATTCGTGAATAG
- the rplO gene encoding 50S ribosomal protein L15, whose amino-acid sequence MALHELQPAKGSRHSRKRVGRGSGSGWGKTSTRGQKGQLARSGGRTRLGFEGGQTPLYRRIPKRGFTNINRKEYAIVNIEDLNVFEDGSEVSANELAEAGLIKKEKAGVKILGQGNLERKLTVKAAKFSASAKEAIEAAGGVCEVI is encoded by the coding sequence ATGGCATTACATGAATTACAACCCGCAAAAGGATCTCGTCATTCACGCAAACGTGTAGGTCGTGGATCAGGGTCAGGTTGGGGTAAAACCTCTACCCGTGGTCAAAAAGGACAATTAGCACGTTCCGGTGGACGTACTCGTCTAGGCTTCGAAGGTGGACAAACTCCACTTTACCGTCGTATCCCTAAACGTGGTTTCACCAACATTAACCGTAAGGAATATGCGATTGTTAATATTGAAGACTTAAATGTTTTTGAAGACGGCTCAGAAGTTTCAGCCAATGAATTAGCTGAAGCAGGTTTAATCAAGAAGGAAAAAGCTGGCGTTAAAATTTTAGGACAAGGTAACTTAGAACGTAAGTTAACAGTAAAAGCTGCTAAATTCTCAGCGTCTGCAAAAGAAGCTATTGAAGCCGCTGGGGGAGTTTGCGAGGTGATCTAA
- the rpmD gene encoding 50S ribosomal protein L30, giving the protein MSEVKITLKKSLIGRKEDQIRTVKALGLKHVGYSVVKTRDEAINGMINKVAHLVSIEDVK; this is encoded by the coding sequence ATGTCAGAAGTAAAAATTACTTTAAAGAAAAGTTTAATTGGTCGCAAAGAAGATCAAATTAGAACCGTTAAAGCACTAGGTTTAAAACATGTTGGCTACAGTGTTGTAAAGACACGCGATGAAGCAATTAATGGTATGATTAATAAAGTAGCCCACCTAGTCTCTATTGAAGACGTAAAATAA
- the rpsE gene encoding 30S ribosomal protein S5, translated as MAKDFVQIDDKKIEDRVVAINRVTKVVKGGRRMRFAALVVVGDGEGHVGFGTGKASEVPAAINKAIENGKKNMIAVPLAGTTIPHEVIGKFNGGRVMLKPAKVGSGVAAGGPIRAVVELAGIADITSKSLGSNTPINMVQATIQGLAELKDPKEVAQLRGKSVQELLG; from the coding sequence ATGGCAAAAGATTTCGTTCAAATTGATGACAAAAAGATTGAAGATCGCGTTGTTGCTATTAATCGAGTAACCAAAGTTGTTAAAGGTGGTCGCCGTATGCGCTTTGCAGCCCTAGTGGTTGTTGGTGACGGTGAAGGTCACGTTGGTTTTGGTACAGGTAAAGCTTCTGAAGTGCCAGCAGCAATTAATAAAGCGATTGAAAATGGTAAGAAAAACATGATCGCGGTTCCACTTGCTGGTACAACTATTCCACATGAAGTCATTGGTAAATTCAATGGTGGTCGTGTTATGCTTAAACCTGCTAAAGTCGGTTCTGGGGTTGCCGCTGGTGGTCCAATCCGTGCCGTTGTTGAATTAGCCGGTATTGCTGATATTACTTCAAAATCTCTCGGATCCAATACACCAATTAATATGGTTCAAGCAACTATCCAAGGTCTTGCTGAATTAAAAGACCCTAAAGAAGTTGCTCAATTACGTGGTAAATCCGTACAAGAACTATTAGGTTAG
- the rplR gene encoding 50S ribosomal protein L18: MTKLISKPDKNALRQKRHARIRRNLSGTAECPRLSVYRSNKHIYAQLIDDVAGVTLASASDANSELNKGSKTENAQAVGQAIAERGKEAGVTAVVFDRGGYQYHGRVKALAEAARENGLEF, translated from the coding sequence GTGACAAAATTGATTAGCAAACCAGATAAAAATGCATTACGTCAAAAACGTCATGCACGTATTCGTCGTAATCTTTCTGGAACAGCAGAGTGCCCACGCTTGAGCGTTTACCGCTCAAATAAACACATCTACGCTCAATTAATTGATGACGTAGCGGGTGTTACGCTTGCAAGTGCCTCTGATGCCAATTCAGAATTAAACAAAGGAAGCAAAACTGAAAATGCCCAAGCAGTTGGCCAAGCCATTGCTGAACGCGGTAAAGAAGCAGGAGTGACTGCAGTTGTCTTTGACCGTGGGGGTTACCAATATCACGGCCGTGTTAAAGCTTTAGCAGAAGCCGCTCGTGAAAATGGATTAGAATTCTAA
- the rplF gene encoding 50S ribosomal protein L6: MSRIGYKPVAVPSDVTVSVDGSTVTVKGPKGELTREFNPLIKIAQNEENEYTFEPVNQSKEARSMHGTSRSLFYNMVLGTHEGFSKQLELSGVGYRAQLQGKKLVLQVGLSHPVEFEAPEGIDFEVPSNTEIKINGVDKDKVGELAAKIRQVRKPEPYKGKGIKYAGEHIIRKEGKTGK, from the coding sequence ATGAGTCGTATTGGTTATAAACCAGTTGCCGTACCAAGTGACGTAACCGTATCTGTTGACGGTTCTACTGTTACTGTTAAAGGCCCTAAAGGTGAATTAACACGCGAATTCAATCCATTGATTAAAATCGCTCAAAACGAAGAAAATGAATATACTTTTGAACCAGTTAACCAATCAAAAGAAGCCCGTTCTATGCATGGAACGTCTCGTTCATTATTCTATAACATGGTATTAGGGACCCACGAAGGTTTCTCTAAACAATTGGAACTATCCGGGGTTGGTTACCGTGCTCAATTACAAGGTAAAAAACTTGTCTTACAAGTGGGATTATCCCATCCAGTAGAATTTGAAGCACCAGAAGGTATTGACTTTGAAGTCCCAAGCAATACTGAAATCAAGATTAATGGTGTTGACAAAGATAAAGTTGGCGAATTAGCTGCTAAAATCCGTCAAGTACGTAAACCAGAACCTTACAAGGGTAAAGGGATTAAATACGCTGGCGAACACATTATCCGTAAAGAAGGTAAAACAGGTAAGTAA
- the rpsH gene encoding 30S ribosomal protein S8, whose protein sequence is MVMTDPIADFLTRIRNANLVRHETVEVPASKMKEAIAKILEEQGYIKGYEVLEDDKQGIIRVFMKYGADNQRIITNLRRISKPGLRVYAKSDEIPKVLNGLGIAIVSTSEGVVTDKEARQKNIGGEILAYVW, encoded by the coding sequence ATGGTCATGACAGATCCAATTGCGGACTTCCTAACTCGTATTCGTAACGCTAACTTAGTGCGTCATGAAACAGTTGAAGTTCCAGCTTCAAAAATGAAAGAAGCAATTGCTAAAATCTTAGAAGAACAAGGCTATATCAAAGGCTATGAAGTCTTAGAAGACGACAAACAAGGGATTATCCGCGTATTCATGAAATACGGTGCCGATAACCAACGTATCATCACAAACTTACGCCGTATTTCTAAACCAGGATTACGTGTTTACGCAAAAAGTGATGAAATTCCTAAAGTGTTGAACGGTTTAGGGATTGCCATTGTCTCAACATCTGAAGGTGTTGTTACTGACAAAGAAGCACGCCAAAAGAACATTGGTGGCGAAATTCTTGCCTACGTATGGTAA
- a CDS encoding type Z 30S ribosomal protein S14, with protein MAKKAMIEKNKRKPKYSTQAYTRCERCGRPHSVYRKFKLCRICLRELAHKGQLPGVKKASW; from the coding sequence TTGGCTAAAAAAGCAATGATCGAAAAGAATAAACGTAAACCTAAGTATTCAACACAGGCTTACACACGTTGTGAACGCTGTGGCAGACCCCACTCTGTTTACCGTAAGTTTAAATTATGCCGTATTTGTCTTCGTGAACTTGCCCATAAAGGACAACTTCCAGGGGTCAAGAAGGCTAGTTGGTAA
- the rplE gene encoding 50S ribosomal protein L5, which produces MANHLKEKYNNEVKNALIEKFNYTSPMQVPKVDKIVLNMGVGDAVSNSKNLENAVEELTKISGQKPIITKAKKSIAGFRLREGMPIGTKVTLRGERMYDFLDKLINVSLPRVRDFRGISKRSFDGRGNYTLGIREQLIFPEIDFDEVDKVRGLDVVIVTTAESDEESRELLAQLGMPFQK; this is translated from the coding sequence ATGGCTAATCATTTAAAAGAAAAATACAATAACGAAGTAAAGAACGCTTTAATTGAAAAGTTTAACTATACTTCTCCAATGCAAGTGCCAAAAGTTGACAAGATTGTTTTAAATATGGGTGTCGGCGACGCAGTCTCCAACTCAAAAAATCTTGAAAATGCAGTTGAAGAATTAACCAAGATCTCTGGTCAAAAACCAATTATCACCAAAGCGAAGAAATCAATCGCTGGTTTCCGCTTACGTGAAGGTATGCCTATTGGTACCAAAGTTACCTTACGTGGTGAACGTATGTATGACTTCTTAGACAAGTTAATTAATGTTTCACTTCCTCGTGTTCGTGACTTCCGCGGAATTAGCAAACGTTCCTTTGATGGACGTGGTAACTATACCTTAGGTATTCGTGAACAATTAATCTTCCCAGAAATCGACTTTGATGAAGTTGATAAAGTTCGTGGTTTAGACGTTGTTATCGTAACTACCGCAGAATCTGATGAAGAATCAAGAGAATTATTGGCACAATTAGGAATGCCATTCCAAAAATAG
- the rplX gene encoding 50S ribosomal protein L24 yields MRIKTGDKVEIIAGKDKGVQGTVLKTFPKKDRVLVEGANLVKKHQRPSQANPQGGIIEEEAAIHVSNVQLIDPETNEKTRVAIEERDGKRVRVAKKSGKALD; encoded by the coding sequence ATGCGTATTAAAACAGGTGATAAAGTAGAAATTATTGCTGGTAAAGACAAAGGCGTTCAAGGAACAGTTTTAAAAACTTTCCCTAAGAAAGACCGCGTACTCGTTGAAGGCGCAAACTTAGTGAAGAAACACCAACGTCCATCCCAAGCAAATCCACAAGGCGGCATCATCGAAGAAGAAGCTGCAATTCATGTATCAAATGTCCAATTAATTGATCCAGAAACCAACGAAAAGACCCGCGTTGCCATTGAAGAACGTGACGGCAAGCGTGTTCGTGTGGCTAAAAAATCTGGCAAAGCCTTAGATTAA
- the rplN gene encoding 50S ribosomal protein L14 → MIQTESRLKVADNSGAREVLCVSVLGGSGRKTANIGDVIVCTVKQATPGGVVKKGDVVKAVIVRSKSGTRRADGSYIKFDENACVIIRDDKTPRGTRIFGPVARELRENNYMRIISLAPEVL, encoded by the coding sequence ATGATTCAAACAGAAAGTCGCTTGAAAGTTGCTGATAACTCAGGAGCTCGTGAAGTCCTATGTGTCAGCGTTTTAGGTGGTTCAGGTCGTAAAACAGCTAACATCGGTGACGTTATTGTATGTACAGTAAAACAAGCTACACCCGGTGGCGTTGTTAAAAAAGGTGATGTGGTAAAAGCTGTTATTGTTCGCTCCAAGAGTGGAACACGTCGTGCTGATGGTTCATACATCAAATTCGATGAAAATGCCTGTGTAATTATTCGTGATGACAAAACACCACGTGGAACTCGTATCTTTGGACCAGTAGCTCGTGAATTACGTGAAAACAACTATATGCGTATTATTTCACTCGCTCCAGAAGTACTTTAA
- the rpsQ gene encoding 30S ribosomal protein S17 codes for MAEKRNHRKVLQGRVVSDKMDKTIVVQVDTFKFHPTYKKRISYSKKYKVHDEKNSAKVGDTVKIMETRPLSKDKYFRLVEIVEKSVII; via the coding sequence ATGGCAGAAAAACGTAATCACCGTAAAGTTCTACAAGGACGCGTTGTTTCCGACAAAATGGATAAGACGATCGTTGTCCAAGTAGACACATTTAAATTCCATCCAACATACAAAAAACGTATTTCGTATTCCAAGAAATATAAAGTACATGATGAAAAGAATTCAGCAAAAGTAGGCGACACCGTTAAAATTATGGAAACCCGTCCACTATCTAAGGATAAATATTTCCGTCTAGTTGAAATTGTTGAAAAATCAGTTATTATTTAA
- the rpmC gene encoding 50S ribosomal protein L29, translating into MNKFSELKDLSVAELNAKEQEYKQELFNLRFQLATGQLENTARIKQVRKQIARIKTALRQQELA; encoded by the coding sequence ATGAATAAATTTTCTGAATTAAAAGATCTTTCCGTGGCTGAATTAAACGCAAAGGAACAAGAATACAAACAAGAGTTATTCAATTTACGATTCCAATTGGCAACCGGTCAATTAGAAAATACTGCGCGTATTAAACAAGTTCGTAAACAAATTGCTCGTATTAAAACAGCATTGCGTCAACAAGAACTCGCGTAA
- the rplP gene encoding 50S ribosomal protein L16 — MLVPKRVKHRREFRGKMRGEAKGGKEIAYGEYGLQALDSKWITNRQIEAARIAMTRYMKRGGKVWIKIFPHKPYSAKAIGVRMGSGKGAPEGWVAPVKRGKILFEIAGVPEEVAREALRLAAHKLPIRCKIVKRDVGGESNE, encoded by the coding sequence GTGTTAGTACCTAAACGTGTTAAACATAGACGTGAGTTCCGCGGAAAAATGCGTGGAGAAGCTAAAGGCGGTAAAGAAATCGCCTATGGTGAATATGGCTTACAAGCATTAGATTCTAAATGGATCACCAACCGCCAAATCGAAGCAGCCCGTATCGCGATGACACGTTATATGAAACGTGGAGGGAAAGTATGGATTAAAATCTTCCCTCACAAACCATACTCCGCCAAAGCCATTGGTGTTCGTATGGGTTCCGGTAAAGGTGCTCCAGAAGGCTGGGTAGCTCCTGTTAAACGCGGAAAAATTTTATTTGAAATTGCAGGGGTGCCTGAAGAAGTTGCTCGTGAAGCGCTACGTCTTGCCGCCCACAAATTACCAATTCGTTGTAAGATTGTCAAACGTGATGTAGGTGGTGAATCGAATGAATAA
- the rpsC gene encoding 30S ribosomal protein S3: protein MGQKINPTGLRIGVIKDWDARWFEEKDYANTLHEDLAVRDYIEDALKDASISQVEIERAANKVNINVHTAKPGMVIGKGGSEVEKLRKDLNQLTGKRVHINVIEVKQPDLSAELVGENIAQQLENRIAFRRAMKQAIQRTMKAGAQGIKVQVSGRLNGADMARTEALDEGTVPLHTLRADIDYAWVEADTTYGKIGVKVWICRGEVLPTTNNQEEE from the coding sequence GTGGGTCAAAAAATTAATCCAACCGGTTTACGTATCGGGGTCATTAAAGACTGGGATGCACGCTGGTTTGAAGAAAAAGATTATGCCAACACGTTACATGAAGACTTAGCTGTCCGTGATTATATTGAAGACGCGCTAAAAGATGCTTCAATCTCACAAGTTGAAATTGAACGTGCAGCTAACAAGGTAAACATCAATGTGCATACTGCTAAACCAGGTATGGTTATCGGTAAAGGCGGTTCTGAAGTAGAAAAACTCCGTAAAGACCTTAACCAATTAACCGGTAAACGCGTACACATCAACGTTATCGAAGTTAAACAACCTGACTTAAGTGCAGAATTAGTCGGCGAAAACATCGCTCAACAATTAGAAAACCGTATCGCTTTCCGTCGTGCAATGAAACAAGCCATTCAACGCACCATGAAAGCAGGCGCTCAAGGTATCAAAGTCCAAGTATCTGGCCGTTTAAACGGTGCTGATATGGCTCGTACCGAAGCATTAGACGAAGGAACTGTTCCACTACATACCCTACGTGCTGACATTGATTATGCCTGGGTAGAAGCAGACACCACCTATGGTAAAATTGGTGTTAAAGTTTGGATTTGCCGTGGAGAAGTTCTTCCAACAACTAATAATCAAGAGGAGGAATAA
- the rplV gene encoding 50S ribosomal protein L22 encodes MAEQVLSAKATAKTVRIPARKARLVIDLIRNKSVGEAIAILKNTPRAASPVIEKVLMSAVANAEHNSDLDVTKLYVSEAYVNEGPTMKRFRPRAKGAASRINKRTSHITVVVKEAEEE; translated from the coding sequence ATGGCAGAACAAGTTTTATCTGCAAAAGCTACTGCGAAAACAGTTCGAATTCCAGCCCGTAAAGCGCGCTTAGTAATTGACTTAATTCGCAACAAGAGCGTTGGCGAAGCAATCGCTATTCTAAAAAACACCCCTCGTGCAGCTAGTCCTGTGATTGAAAAGGTGTTAATGTCAGCTGTTGCTAACGCAGAACACAATTCAGACTTAGATGTAACTAAATTATATGTCAGTGAAGCCTATGTGAACGAAGGGCCAACCATGAAACGGTTCCGTCCACGTGCTAAAGGCGCAGCTTCACGTATCAATAAACGCACCAGCCACATTACCGTTGTGGTAAAAGAAGCAGAGGAGGAGTAA
- the rpsS gene encoding 30S ribosomal protein S19 codes for MSRSIKKGPFCDEHLMKKVQEQQDNDKKQVIKTWSRRSTIFPNFIGLTIAVHDGRKHVPVYIQEDMVGHKLGEFVPTRTYHGHAADDKKTRR; via the coding sequence ATGAGCCGTAGTATTAAAAAAGGACCTTTTTGTGACGAACACTTAATGAAAAAGGTTCAAGAACAACAAGACAACGATAAAAAACAAGTAATCAAAACATGGTCCCGTCGTTCAACAATCTTTCCTAACTTCATTGGTTTAACGATTGCTGTTCACGATGGACGTAAACATGTTCCAGTTTATATTCAAGAAGACATGGTTGGACACAAATTAGGTGAATTTGTTCCTACCCGTACTTACCATGGTCATGCTGCAGACGACAAGAAGACACGTCGTTAA
- the rplB gene encoding 50S ribosomal protein L2 gives MAIKVYKATTNGRRNMSGSDFSEITKKTPEKSLLAKQSRRAGRNNQGRITVRHHGGGHKQAYRLIDFKRNKDNVEGVVKAIEYDPNRSANIALIHYTDGVKTYIIAPKGLQVGTRIQSGADADIKVGNALPLKNIPVGTVIHNIETKPGKGGQLVRAAGTSAQVLGKEDKYVLVKLNSGEVRFILGTCRATVGSVGNEQHELINSGKAGRSRWLGKRPTVRGSVMNPNDHPHGGGEGRAPIGRKVQMTPWGKPARGIKTRDKNARSNKLIVRHRSKKR, from the coding sequence GTGGCGATTAAAGTTTATAAAGCGACAACTAACGGACGTCGTAATATGTCAGGTTCCGATTTTTCCGAAATCACCAAGAAAACACCTGAAAAAAGCTTATTAGCTAAACAATCCAGAAGAGCTGGACGTAACAACCAAGGTCGTATCACTGTTCGTCACCATGGGGGTGGACACAAACAAGCTTACCGTTTAATCGATTTCAAACGTAACAAAGATAACGTTGAAGGCGTGGTTAAGGCTATCGAATACGATCCAAACCGTTCCGCTAACATCGCATTAATCCATTATACTGACGGGGTTAAAACCTACATCATCGCACCTAAAGGCTTACAAGTAGGTACCCGGATCCAATCTGGTGCTGACGCTGATATCAAAGTAGGTAACGCTTTACCTCTTAAGAATATCCCAGTTGGTACTGTGATCCACAACATCGAAACCAAACCTGGCAAGGGTGGCCAATTAGTTCGTGCCGCTGGTACCAGTGCTCAAGTTTTAGGTAAAGAAGACAAATATGTCCTCGTAAAATTAAACTCTGGTGAAGTACGTTTTATCTTAGGGACATGCCGGGCTACAGTCGGTTCTGTTGGTAATGAACAACACGAATTGATTAACAGCGGTAAAGCTGGACGTAGTCGCTGGTTAGGTAAACGCCCAACTGTTCGTGGTTCCGTAATGAACCCTAACGATCACCCACACGGTGGTGGTGAAGGCCGTGCACCAATCGGACGTAAGGTTCAAATGACCCCATGGGGTAAACCAGCTCGTGGTATTAAGACTCGTGATAAGAACGCACGTAGCAATAAATTAATTGTACGTCACCGTAGCAAGAAACGTTAA
- the rplW gene encoding 50S ribosomal protein L23, translating to MSAQDIILRPIITEASMEAMDDNKYTFEVATDANKTQVRQAVEELFQVKVVKVNILNVRGKLKRMGRYAGYTRKRRKAIVEVAEGQSIEIFPTTDEDSEE from the coding sequence ATGAGTGCTCAAGATATTATTCTACGCCCAATCATTACTGAAGCTTCAATGGAAGCTATGGATGACAACAAGTACACTTTTGAAGTAGCTACAGACGCTAACAAAACTCAAGTGAGACAAGCTGTTGAAGAACTTTTCCAAGTAAAAGTTGTTAAAGTAAACATCCTTAATGTACGTGGCAAGTTAAAACGTATGGGACGTTATGCAGGTTATACCCGCAAACGTCGCAAAGCCATTGTCGAAGTTGCCGAAGGTCAATCAATTGAAATCTTCCCAACAACTGATGAAGATTCTGAAGAATAG
- the rplD gene encoding 50S ribosomal protein L4, with product MAKINLYKQDGSQNGEIEVKDDIFAIEPNETAIFDVILMQRASRRQGTHAVKNRSAVSGGGRKPWRQKGTGRARQGSIRAPQWVGGGRAFGPTPRSYSYKLPRKVRRLALRSALSRKVSQDNLVVVDALSLDAPKTKEFKNILENLNVNEKVLVVVDKDNTNAHLSARNLNNVTVVDEDNVNVYDLENHVKVLMTQSALSNVEEVLA from the coding sequence ATGGCTAAAATCAACTTATATAAACAAGATGGTTCACAAAACGGCGAAATCGAAGTAAAAGACGACATCTTCGCTATTGAACCAAACGAAACCGCAATCTTTGATGTTATTTTGATGCAACGCGCTTCCCGTCGCCAAGGAACACACGCAGTGAAAAACCGTTCCGCTGTTAGTGGTGGTGGACGTAAACCATGGCGTCAAAAAGGAACCGGTCGTGCTCGTCAAGGTTCTATCCGAGCTCCTCAATGGGTTGGTGGTGGACGCGCATTCGGTCCTACCCCACGTTCATACAGCTACAAGTTACCTCGTAAGGTACGTCGCTTAGCTTTACGTTCTGCATTATCACGTAAAGTGAGCCAAGACAACTTAGTGGTTGTTGACGCTCTTAGCCTAGATGCACCAAAGACCAAAGAATTTAAAAACATTCTCGAAAACTTAAATGTTAACGAAAAAGTCTTAGTGGTTGTAGATAAAGACAACACGAACGCCCACTTATCTGCACGTAACTTAAACAACGTTACCGTAGTTGATGAAGATAACGTGAACGTTTACGACTTAGAAAACCATGTGAAAGTGCTTATGACTCAATCAGCTCTTTCTAACGTAGAGGAGGTACTTGCATAA
- the rplC gene encoding 50S ribosomal protein L3 codes for MTKGILGKKVGMTQFFTESGELVPVTVIEAQANVVLQVKTLENDGYEAVQLGFDDKREVLANKPEQGHVAKAETTPKRFIREFKDVELGEYEVGSEVKVDIFQEGDIVDVTGTSKGKGFQGAIKRHGQQRGPMSHGSHYHRAAGSMGMASDASKVFKGKNLPGQMGGNTVTIQNLEIVKVMADKNVILVKGNVPGAKKSLVEIKTAAKSAE; via the coding sequence ATGACTAAAGGAATCTTAGGTAAAAAAGTAGGTATGACTCAGTTCTTCACTGAATCTGGCGAATTAGTACCAGTTACTGTTATCGAAGCTCAAGCTAATGTTGTTTTACAAGTGAAAACTTTGGAAAACGATGGTTACGAAGCTGTTCAATTAGGTTTCGACGACAAACGTGAAGTTCTTGCCAATAAACCTGAACAAGGTCATGTAGCAAAAGCAGAAACTACTCCTAAGCGCTTCATTCGCGAATTCAAAGATGTTGAGCTAGGAGAATACGAAGTAGGTAGCGAAGTAAAGGTGGATATTTTCCAAGAAGGCGACATCGTTGATGTAACTGGAACCTCTAAAGGTAAAGGTTTCCAAGGCGCGATCAAACGTCATGGTCAACAACGTGGTCCTATGTCTCACGGTTCTCACTACCACCGTGCTGCTGGATCAATGGGTATGGCTTCAGATGCTTCCAAAGTCTTCAAGGGTAAAAACTTACCAGGACAAATGGGTGGCAACACTGTAACCATTCAAAACTTAGAAATCGTTAAAGTGATGGCAGATAAGAATGTTATCTTAGTGAAAGGTAATGTTCCAGGTGCCAAGAAATCACTCGTTGAAATCAAGACAGCTGCTAAATCAGCTGAATAA